The segment TTTGTATGAATAACTTCGACATAATCGGCATCGCTGGACGAAAGTTTTTCCTTGCTATTTTTAAATCCCGGCAACGCAGGATCCAATCCGACGATAACTGGCAGCTTCAATCCGCGAAAACTCAAATATTTCCCGGCAAATCCCGCAATTTGTGCTCCCAAACTGTGTCCAATGACGTTCACATCGCCAATTTTGACGGTTTGCGTGCGAATTAAATCCACAATAAATTCACCGACTGCCTCGCCGACCATCGGAACGACGCGCGACGTGATCAAACACACGAAATAGTTAGACAGCCACGTGCCAGATCCCTTACTCCAGTCAACAATTACGGAATTTACGGGTTTCGCGAGTTTCATGAAGGCATTTTTCACCGTTTGAGGCATTTCGCCATTGCCGCCGTTGAGAAATCCGTGAATGATGAACcgaatttcctcatttttcgggattaatttgaaatttttactcacatcGACGCCGaatggatattttttgttgtacaaaATGAACTTTACATCGCTTCGGCCGTGGAAATGGATCACAGAATCGGCGCACAAAGGTCGGAATTTCTCTTCGATGTCGTTTTTGACGTGCTTGGCTAACGTTTCCAACTCGGAAATGTCtcgtaataaatgaaaatcggtcaattttaagaaattttccgcagaaatatttaaaattcccgttaaaaatacggaaaaaattaatattttcagctTCATTGtagatttatattaaatttttttactgaaaatgatAGCGAATCGGCAATTTTCATCTGCATTTATAGCAGTTGCCGACAACCAAACAATGGACATTGTTATCAATGATAACATTATCAGGTAAAAGTTTCCTTGACTTCCCTTTTTTATTCTCTTTGAATCCGATTCTAGCGTAAAAATGTGACAATGACTTAGTTATGAGGCGGAATTGCAATTCAAAAGCTATAACGACACATTAACGAGATTACGCGATGAGCTCTGGCTTGAGAAAACGAGGTCATGTATTATTCATTAGGTAAGTTTTATTCGATTTATTCAAGAAGTTATTAATTCTGTGAGTTGAAAAGGGATGAATTTGGCCTGATTTgagattaatttaagattttttttcgacttgagcttcttttatcaaaaatttttaaaattaaaaaaattttaaaattaaaaaaaaaattttggttaatttttggttatttataaaaaaaattaaaataattattttttggaatgaacattaacaattaattaattctgaattaaaaataaaaattaattaaaaacttaaataaattaaaatttaaaataaattaaaattaaaaaaaaataaaaatttaaataaatttaaaaaaaataatttaataacatcaaaaattatctccaaaaaataaaaaaaaaaatgttttggctaaaaattaaagagctttttttctcaagtctaatttttattttcgaaaactgaagttattattttttttttaattttaaattatttatttatttatttttttttttttaattccaagTAATTaggtcatttattttttttttattttggaaactttttagttttttgaattatttatttattttttttttttaaatatcttggatttgatgaaattttataatttttatttttggcagaAGAAGCtctgctaaaaaaaagtttagaattttgctttaaaatttaaaataattcttttttttttagctaatttttgatgttattaaattattttttttaatttatttaaatttataattaaatttttaattaattttatttttgattcagAATTAATGATTTgtcccaaaaattattatttttattttaatttttaccatttttatttttttttataaatttaaattttaaaataataatttttacatgttttcaccaaaaataatttttttttttcaaaaatttcttcaaaagacaaaattttattttttaaatcaatttttttagcttaactcattaaagtcaaaaatttagtctTAAATCAAcctttttcagacaaaaattcatccattttctattaatagagcagaaaattgtcaaaaaagtcaaagaaaaatactcaaaaggCGCCAATTTGACATCAAATTACATTACTATCTAACTATAATTTGGACCGGTGTCTATCTATTTTATCGTAATTTTTGCTTATCTTGCCAATATTGTGCGATACGGATCGCCTTTTAGATCATTGATAGTGCGaaacatgcaaattttttcgttttttttagctactttaataaaaatgagtgGCATGCAAATTTcagataaaagaaaattgagaaaattgacGAAATCAGTTAATCACAAACATTCAGACGAACGAATCCTTCACCGAGCCAACGGAAAAAAATGGAGTTTCTTACCTTGACATCTCCCCCCTTCGGAACGTGTTGCGCATTTTCGAGAGATCCGATTTTTGGTTTCGCTTTATCCTTAAAGTCTAACTTTTGCTCTTCGATTTTCTTGTCGCCACCGCCCGGCTTGTGATGTGCATTTTCTAGTGAGCCAATTTTTGGCTTTGCATTCCACTGAAGTTTCGTGCTAATAATCTGTCCGTGTCGTgaagaccaaaaaaaaaaataaattcaaataaaaaagataaaaataaataaataagcgcTACTTTTTGTACGTTTAATCAAAATGCAAAAAGTGCCTAAATTGTTGCGTGTAAGAAGATCGTAATaattggttgatttttttttctttttcgttgtTTATGGCATCATGTCAACCCGTTTTACGGACGCacgtaaataaaaatcgaatcgACGtacaatcaaaaataataaatttttattgtgataataaagatttttattttttcggtgGAATCGCTTCCATTCCATGCTtgactgataaaaaaaaaattttacgttggAAGGAGTCTTTTTCATCTCCAAGGTCgaagcaataataaataaatgatgaatgTCGGGAACGAACGTGTCCCATCTCCAGTTGTTCAATCCTTGTATTTTGCCCATTCATCATGAAAATTGAGCAAGTTGtcggaaaaaaatgtacttcTGACTCTTTTCTGacataatacattttttttctcggttaACCAATTTCTGTCATATCAATTCCGGCAGACAATACATCACGACTGATATTTGCATATTTCTTACATAATCGTAATAATGGAATTGTatgtttatagttttttttgtgtgtttcattGTCAAAAATGGGAGAATATTTCTTAGAAGTTGAGTTGACTCccacttgatatttttttatttaataaaaaataaaatctaattttattgttattttatttgaattattttgagcgaaatttttattttttttattcttttttatttttatattttttttatttacctatttttttattttattttttttaatttttatatattttttattctctttattttcatttaaaaaatattttttttgcatgaaaatttttaataaaattactaaataatttaaaataaatctaaaaattcaaaatttttatttttttttagtttttcattttttttttaattcagttttgaaaattgaattgaagacttaattagaaaaattttattctaggtatttaaaaaaactttaaaattaattatcgttGATAATATCAATCCCATAttgaaaaaaaccaaaacttttttcacatacttttattatattttatttatttattttttattttttttgtaaacgaatttttttttaatttttttcccagtcaaaatatttttatacattcattttttatacgtttttcaaaatgaaaataaatttctcacacTTCCCTCTCTGTAGACATTGgacattttgacttaaaaataattttaaaaaataaatttttacgggAAATAttcgggaaatttttttaaatttaaaaaaaaatttttttaattttttttttttaaattatttatttttttattttataaatttaaaaactaataaaataatttttatttaaatttaattttttatacataaaaaaagtattagaaATCATAAGCTCccataaattaagattttactGCAAAGtgattctaattttaatattttttactactctaagaaattattttgttgcaCTTTAtgatcattttaattatttttatttatttatgaccaaaaaacaataaaactcaGAATATTGCAGAGCAAACagtacaattttttactattaagTGAACAACAATTTATCATAATAGTTTTGAGATTTAAAACTGTTTTCAATGTAGTTTCATGAACTTTTGTGTCATTGAAACATTTCAGTCGTttatcaaaaagtaatttttgtccttgttaaagtgactttttctcttttccttaaataaatttacatgaacaaattggttttcattcaaaaaagcaCATAAATAAGAGCCTTAGGACAGTTTTTGTAAAGAATGTTCTTTTTGTGACATAAGAAAAGCCATTTTTGGAGTTaagtaggatttttttttttggctttaaagaaaattctgcaattttttcacacaaattaatttgattaaaagacGAGAAcaggtatttttttctcattttttaaataattatttaatttatttatttaaataattatttaatttaatttaatataagaaaatgtattaaaaaaaagaaaaaatgttgaaaaaagataaaatgataaaaaaaataattaattaaaaatattgccaaaaaaaatcagaataattttacaaaaaatctaaatatttatataaaaaattgtcttttcttAGAAGacgataattaaattaattaaaaatttaagataaatttttaaaaaggctaaaactatttttcctcaaattttattaaaaaaatttatttgtttttttattaaaaatttaaataaaattttaatttattttatttaccattttttttaggtatttttttattattttttaatttaatttaattttattttatttatttatttattttttattttattttatttttttttttttttgaaaaatattttttaattaattcttgaactttatattcaacaaaatacaaaaattacataaggcTTGCAATtcacatttaataataaatatgaatcACTAAAAATGCCTcatcataaatatattttccatGCAAGTAATAATCAACATGGATTActtccacaaaaaaatcaaacatcatcacatttatcatcaaaaaaatcacaaaagtaCACATAAAATGGAGCaagtatcataaaaaataataataagctcCATTGTTGTCGTTTTTCTCCTCCATTTGCATTCCATATGTCACCgaacaataaaattcttgcttattgcggaaaaatatttcatttcttgtcgtcgtcgttgtcgccgGAATCGCATCGTGACAatgtaaaaatggaaaatcattaaaactttatcAGACATCGTAATTTGAAAAGCACCTGAAGGTCACTAAAAATGACTTATTATCACCTGTTAGCGCCGTTTGTTACTTCGCATTATATCGTGCCAGGGTATCGCGAACGATATTTCAGGATTCACCGCGATCGATTTGGCTGTTTGTGTGTATTTTGTGTCTGTGTTtggcaataaattaataaaatgcatGCAAAACTGGCGTGTCTTGCGATAATATCGACAAATAATTcgttatttatgaatatttcgtttttttttcgctgaatcaagtaaataatgttttgaattgacgaattgatgaaaattgcaattttgtgactactttgaaatttttgttgttgtttagtgcagaaaaatgtatttacaACACGATCACAACTAAATATGGCAcctgtttacatttttatatttttttggttgaaatcataaatttttctttaaaaaaataataaatttgcgaATAAAAAATGGTGCAAATTCGTACCTTTTTGTCGCCTCCCTTTGGAACGTATTTATCGTTCTTGGCTTCAATTCTGGGCGCTGCTTTGATCTCAATTTTGCGATTTTCAATCTTGACATTTCCACCTCCAGGCTTGTGACTGGTGTTCTCAAGGGAGCCAATGCGGGACTTGACTTGCTTCAAATTCGGTGACGGAGAGAAACCGACTTGGATCTTGTTCATGGGGACTTCTGTtggtttaaaaagaaataaattttttaattaaattttcatttaaattaatttactaaattattataaatctaatttaattttttaaaattttttattaaaatttttttttatttaatttaaattaaatatttttaaatgttttttttttgcaaaaataaaagatatttaactaattaattttataaataaaaaaattttaaacatttactttaattaaaaaaatcataagaatgtttgttattttgttaaatattttttttacatttcgcaaagattaaaaaaagtttttaaatatttaaaaattaaaaaaaaatattttttgaatttttatataaatttattcaattaaattattttaaataatacgaataattgaataataaataaataattttatttataaagattttatcataaaataattaaaattaaaaaaataatgcaaatttattgaaaataaaaatcttagaaaaaaataaaattttaattttttgtataataaaaataaataaatatttaaaaaaaatttttattaattaaaaatattaaatataatttttaatttaatttaatatggtTTAATAAAGTATGGAAAGGTTCAATGAGCGGTTtaataaagttcaataaagTATGATGAAAGATTTAAGAATCACTCTgtatgtacattttttgttaaaaattataaaaatagcaaattttaaataattattttgattaaaaaattcttaagactGATtggtgttttttaaaatattttttaaattttatttagatcgAAAAGggttttttgaatattcaaaaatttaaaaaaatgtattaatattttttttttaattaatcaataaattgattatttttttttaaatttttatttacctaaattatatttattcatttaaattattttcatttaattgaatattaaataaaaattaatttaaattatttgattgaattttatttttttttaaaaaatttatcataaaataatttgaattaaaaataattttaatgcaaatttattgattaaaaactgccaaaaaaaatttcagaaaaaaaaataatttttattttttgtataattaaattaaatatttaaattaatataaaaatttaatttaaatatttaaaaaattatttttttcactttaaagtaaaatttatttttatttatttattttaaaattaatttttaaacaaataaaaaaaattaataaatgaattaaaaatttttatataaattaataagcttaaaatttggcaaaaattgagatttttaaataaaaaaattaattttttaattttttagtgacaagtttgaaaaaaaaatcaacttactcTTAATCAACGGCATTTCTTGTGGCGATTCCGGCGTATGCAGAGACAATCGTTGCTTGGATGTACTTCGGGACCGATTGTTACGTGGCGTAACACTTCCGTTTGGTGGCCTTTGGAGCCCGggaattttggattttattggTGATCCTGGTGACACTGCGTGGTGACCGTTTCTTTCTTGCtgcaattaagaaaaaaaaaaatcaaaattttcccaaattccgatgaaaaatcctgaaaaatgACACGACCTCCTCTTGCTTCTCCAGAAATAACTGAACTTTTTTCGCAATTCGCTCCTTTCGCTTCAAATTAACCATTTAACCGAATGTTTAACCGAGCGAATTTTCTCGCCTGAcacaaaaaaccacaaaaaaaatttcgaatcgTCTTCGAGAACGCCCAACTACCGACTAAGAattcgatttaaaattgaaaattccagATTATTGCGACAATGATCAACGAATcgtgaaatatatttaataacaatGCTTTATGTGCCATCACATCATCGCACGATGCGCTCCGAAAGAAATTGATCGAATCATATCTCGTTCGGATCTGATGTAATTTTATGTCTTGTTAACACATTttgattgcaaatttttttttcattgcctCGCTTGTGGCTTCGAAAgatgtttaatattaaaattcattttttttttgcttttttttatgaagagagaagcgataaaaaaaaaaaagtaataatagatgaaaaaaaatttgagacgaTCGAGGACATGTGATTTTTTCGGTGTCTTCGCATGAAGCATCGGTGGTTCAGTGGTAGAATACTCGCCTGCCACGCGGGTGACCCGGGTCCGATTCCCGGCCGATGCaagtgttcttttttttatttttttctcattttactttgaatttttttttgttggcaaTAAAAATAGACGAAAACCGATAAAGAAGACGACACACGAATTATGTCACAGTTCATTGAACTTGATGTCGAATTACTCAAATGAATCAATCGTGTCAGCAAAAAGTCAAGAAATGAACGAAACGTACCTTCTCTTGTGTAGACTCATCGACGCCACTGTCATTATCTCCTTCTGAAACGAAATTAAAGAGGGTtttagtgaaatatttttttttaagttgaattaaGTTGAAagattttgatcgatttttaaaattaggtcTTAAAATCAAACTTAGTTGGAAGTCATTGAaagtaaatttactttttgctttaacttttaagaataagtcagaagaaaaaatttttttccctaatATTTGAGTATAAGTTGTtcttaagtcaacttaagAAAACTTAAGAGTTTAACTTAACAAACTTAAGAAGTTCAAAAACTTTGACTAAATCAAACTTAATTTAacgtcaaaacttttttaaacaatagtttttcttttaaaaatttggtcgaagttctaaaatttaaaaaattatcaaaaaatttttaaattaagagtcaaaatacacaaaaatttttgattctttaAGTTTTACTTAAGCATCCTTAAGTTCAAACTTAATTTGAAAGGAAATGTTATTTTTCggtaatttcaaattttttcttaaaatttgatactttttactaaaaaatgctcatgacttaaactttaacttaagaTTCATAAAGTttcattaattcatttaaaaatttagaatttcttttttaaaaaagtttaaataaaagtttatgaattaagtcaaatgagtttttttttttgaaatttcgacttaaattttggaaaaaaaattttttaaatttttttttttaaaaaaaagaaaaagaatgttttcaaataatttattttttttaagtcgggtttttcaaatatttttaacttagtaatactttttgacttaatctgaagaaattaataagttaaacaaaagtaaacaaatataaaatttttcgacttaataaacttaagtcaaaattcaaatatttatgaaaaaatatttttagaattacaaaattttaaaaattaagatttttgttttcttaaaagacttaatttgaaaaattaaattttttttaaatgcttaaGTGACTTAAAGAAAagcttttttaagaaaaagtcttAAGTTACTTATTAAGTTAagttcaaaaatctttttgctCAAGAAAACGACTTTAAGACTTAATATTGagtaaaaaagatattttttaaaacttaatgaacttaagtcaaaagtcaattataatttggaatttaaatcaatacatcaatatttatgaaaaaatatttttgagctaaaaattacaaaatttgaaaaattaagattttttataaattgaatttttaagttttaagttgagttaaattctaaaaatatttaacttttttttatacttaagcttaagtcaaaagtgaTTTAAGTCGAATTTTGACTTTAGCTTAAGTTTAAGCATAagttagaataaattaaatagttttctttcttttctacgaaattttttgataattttgaaaattattggtAAGATAAGTCAATATTGACttgaaatttgacttaagtattgcacttaagcttaagtcttaagtcaagtatttttaacttaataactTTTGCAACCctgaaaaaactcaaaatattaaatattttttttcgttaagtaAAAACTaaaggttaaatttttgttcctgtaaaaaaaatctactcacGATATCGCCGATCGACGGATCGTGGGCGTGCTGCCCAGTTAGATGCCCTTGGGTAATTCTCGGGCGTTGTTGCCATCGGACTGCGTCGGAATGTCTCTGTGGTTGGCGTAAGTACCTGCTGCTGCTTAAGAAAGGCATCGTTCCGTTTCCGTGTCTCGGTCTCGTCAGGCAGGCGAAATGTCACGCCGGGCGACGCTGCAGCTGCAGCCTGAGGACGCGTCGGCGTAATCAAATTGTTCAACGAAACGGGCGAATAATGTGGTTTGTTGTGATTTTGACTCAAATCGAGTGTCGTTGGATGAACCGGAggtcgttgttgttgctgctgcattGGTTGCTGATACATGTTCGGCTCGGGCGAAAAATTCTTCGGGGGCGAGCGATTATTCGGATCGAAA is part of the Culicoides brevitarsis isolate CSIRO-B50_1 chromosome 3, AGI_CSIRO_Cbre_v1, whole genome shotgun sequence genome and harbors:
- the LOC134833340 gene encoding pancreatic lipase-related protein 2-like, with protein sequence MKLKILIFSVFLTGILNISAENFLKLTDFHLLRDISELETLAKHVKNDIEEKFRPLCADSVIHFHGRSDVKFILYNKKYPFGVDVSKNFKLIPKNEEIRFIIHGFLNGGNGEMPQTVKNAFMKLAKPVNSVIVDWSKGSGTWLSNYFVCLITSRVVPMVGEAVGEFIVDLIRTQTVKIGDVNVIGHSLGAQIAGFAGKYLSFRGLKLPVIVGLDPALPGFKNSKEKLSSSDADYVEVIHTNSGELGFRVPMGTADFYPNFHKGLSRMPGCVTASCSHAMSFKYFAASVLDPNAFKAYKCESYDELKKAGKCNGTEISYLGGDEFGQRKPGGVFFLKINKIN
- the LOC134834197 gene encoding microtubule-associated protein 4 isoform X2, which translates into the protein MASVAQSHLPIAKNQNRNRSNTGDNDSGVDESTQEKQERNGHHAVSPGSPIKSKIPGLQRPPNGSVTPRNNRSRSTSKQRLSLHTPESPQEMPLIKKVPMNKIQVGFSPSPNLKQVKSRIGSLENTSHKPGGGNVKIENRKIEIKAAPRIEAKNDKYVPKGGDKKIISTKLQWNAKPKIGSLENAHHKPGGGDKKIEEQKLDFKDKAKPKIGSLENAQHVPKGGDVKPLSAGAGRLNPDGTILNQKIEIKAQSKVGSLDNVKHRPGGGDKKIFDDKEYLRNVEHPIQPTPPSQPEITLCELLSCLDATVLHVNLNIKFERQ
- the LOC134834197 gene encoding microtubule-associated protein tau isoform X4, with the protein product MASVAQSHLPIAKNQNRNRSNTEGDNDSGVDESTQEKQERNGHHAVSPGSPIKSKIPGLQRPPNGSVTPRNNRSRSTSKQRLSLHTPESPQEMPLIKKVPMNKIQVGFSPSPNLKQVKSRIGSLENTSHKPGGGNVKIENRKIEIKAAPRIEAKNDKYVPKGGDKKIISTKLQWNAKPKIGSLENAHHKPGGGDKKIEEQKLDFKDKAKPKIGSLENAQHVPKGGDVKILNQKIEIKAQSKVGSLDNVKHRPGGGDKKIFDDKEYLRNVEHPIQPTPPSQPEITLCELLSCLDATVLHVNLNIKFERQ
- the LOC134834197 gene encoding microtubule-associated protein 4 isoform X3, yielding MASVAQSHLPIAKNQNRNRSNTEGDNDSGVDESTQEKQERNGHHAVSPGSPIKSKIPGLQRPPNGSVTPRNNRSRSTSKQRLSLHTPESPQEMPLIKKVPMNKIQVGFSPSPNLKQVKSRIGSLENTSHKPGGGNVKIENRKIEIKAAPRIEAKNDKYVPKGGDKKIISTKLQWNAKPKIGSLENAHHKPGGGDKKIEEQKLDFKDKAKPKIGSLENAQHVPKGGDVKPLSAGAGRLNPDGTILNQKIEIKAQSKVGSLDNVKHRPGGGDKKIFDDKEYLRNVEHPIQPTPPSQSPLPTSLTTSITADENLNENLNEQS
- the LOC134834197 gene encoding microtubule-associated protein 4 isoform X1, which produces MASVAQSHLPIAKNQNRNRSNTEGDNDSGVDESTQEKQERNGHHAVSPGSPIKSKIPGLQRPPNGSVTPRNNRSRSTSKQRLSLHTPESPQEMPLIKKVPMNKIQVGFSPSPNLKQVKSRIGSLENTSHKPGGGNVKIENRKIEIKAAPRIEAKNDKYVPKGGDKKIISTKLQWNAKPKIGSLENAHHKPGGGDKKIEEQKLDFKDKAKPKIGSLENAQHVPKGGDVKPLSAGAGRLNPDGTILNQKIEIKAQSKVGSLDNVKHRPGGGDKKIFDDKEYLRNVEHPIQPTPPSQPEITLCELLSCLDATVLHVNLNIKFERQ
- the LOC134834197 gene encoding microtubule-associated protein tau isoform X5, whose translation is MASVAQSHLPIAKNQNRNRSNTEGDNDSGVDESTQEKQERNGHHAVSPGSPIKSKIPGLQRPPNGSVTPRNNRSRSTSKQRLSLHTPESPQEMPLIKKVPMNKIQVGFSPSPNLKQVKSRIGSLENTSHKPGGGNVKIENRKIEIKAAPRIEAKNDKYVPKGGDKKIISTKLQWNAKPKIGSLENAHHKPGGGDKKIEEQKLDFKDKAKPKIGSLENAQHVPKGGDVKILNQKIEIKAQSKVGSLDNVKHRPGGGDKKIFDDKEYLRNVEHPIQPTPPSQSPLPTSLTTSITADENLNENLNEQS